AAAACACCCCAGTTCCATTTAAAACTCCTTATCGCACATACTTTCAGATAGATATGCTAGCTTGGTGTGTTATGACTCCAAGATGCTGAGCCACGTCCTGTTTACTGGAGACAGAAAACCACTTCTTCAAAAAGAAAATTCCCTCATCTGATTTGACGAGGGTGGAGAAGAACCGTGTAACATGTTTGTACAAATTCTCACAAGATTTGAATTGAATTTCAACTGACTTTATCTGACATATGAGATTCAATACTTTCttataaaatcaaataatttaaagactaattaaacCCCATGAGATGACACAACAGACGTAGGATAAATTTGACAGATAATCACTTGATTGATTATTTGAGAACAAGTAGACTAAATGTATAGATTAACCTCTAGGTAAATGCAGTGTGAGCTAGATCAAACATGAAGAGAATCTAGTTTAATCTAATTTAGGTTAATTGATTTTAATTAATCTTATCTTGTTTGACATAACACATCTTGACAGCACTGAATGGCAGTGACAAGACAGAGCTCTGGGGCAGCTGGTGTTGTGAACGTTAAGTGTTAGCAGTGAATTTGCTGATATAATAGTGTAGTCACAAACTGCTAGCAACAGAATTTTTTCACGGGCATTTTGacatttcacagtaaaagcagaaAGTGAAATTAACAATGCTGATTCAGTTTTCTGGCTTTAGTCCAGATTTGGAAGTGTGCAAATTGGCTCACTGTCATAGTGTACAGGACAGAGGCATagcaaaaaggcaatacacacTATAATGACAAGTCAAATCTCCGGCTGACAGACAACAAACAATGAGGCAAAGAAGTAAACAATTTATTGTAAGCAGGGATACATTGTATTGAACAGAATAAAACTGCTAATCATGACTTTTCAAAAGCTGTgtaagaagaacaaaaacaggaGGTGTAGTTTACCTACCTTCTAAAAGCGGTGGCTCGTCATCAAAGCTGCTACTATACATGGACTGTGAAGGTGATGGTGTGTAGGTTTGTGTAGGCTGGAAGATTTGTCCTGTGTATGGTTGCTGGGGCTGCATCATCCCTGGGGAGGCATAACCCATGGGCTGCGAGTAGTCATACTGACCATACTGCCTGAGAAACAACAGTCAAAATCATTATAAAACATAACAGCAGAACAAAGTAGCGACAGCGTGCAAACATTATGGTGTAGGTGTCAACAGCCAGTGAGAAAGGCTTTCTTCACTTACTTGTTGTAGGGGTTATCGGTGTTCGTGTACCCATAGCCACCCTGGTTCTGGTCATCTACACTGTAGCTGGACTGGTAAAAATCTGTGTTGAAATTGTCAAACCCTGACATCTTTCACtgtgacagaaaaataaaaaccaagaACAATCATCATTACCACCCTACAGTCGGTAGATTGGACATATTTTATCATCATGATGATATTTGGGGTATTTGTAATGAGAAAATAGGCAAataaagctgctgcaggtcacagacAGCTTTCTTTAATGTTCCTGTTAAAAGAGGAAATACTTTCatcaacttttgttttttttctgttttaaattcATGAACAATCAGATGCACTAGACTGCGACTTCATGGAGACAAGccgaagaaaaacaaaactcgACAAAGCATGTACTAGTGCCGGGAGGTGCACAAATCTTTGCAGCTGCATGTCCACGCATGCAAACAGAGCCGTTAGCGTTAGCCTGCAGTCAATCTAgtaatgattttatttattcgTCTGCTaaaacaaaccacaaaccaCTGACTGACCCCAAAGTACTAAGAAATGTTAAGCGTCACAACGTGACTATACTGTATGCTATTATTAGGAACAAAGTGCTAAAGAGTTCTTCCATTAACTAACTGTAACGTTAATATCCTGATGAGGCTAACGCAGGCAGATGCatacaaaaaaaagaattaatgtGCATGCTgtgaaataataaacaacacaaacaactacCTAATAGTTCGACAACTGCAAACACTTAAAAAGATAACCGGTTTTACccaaataaaacagctgatgtaGGCTAATGTGGCTAAGGTACCGTTAACTGCTCGGCTAGCTGCTTagctaacactaactgtaggaGAACTGCGCAGAATGTCAGCGCCGGCATTTCTACTCAGTATAACATTTATTACATAAACAATGCTTTTATAAAACCAAACTATGGCAAGGAATAACACATACCTGCCAACTTGGTCGCGGTTGCTACGTGTCAGGACAAGGTAGAGCTTCCGGGATGATATGTAGACAACGGAAGCCGTGAAGGACTCTAACGCGATAATCTTTGCAAATCTAGTGCGCCCTCTAGCATCAAATGCTGGTATTACATTAGCCACAGACATTATAGTATATTAAATAGATGTTTTGATTTTTagcgttttaaaataaaaactaactAGATTTCAGGTTTATAAAATGCATATTTACATGACTGAAAGGACTGATACGCTGACTATTCCAACAGGTTTGGGTAAACAGACTTCTTcagtgagagggagagatatgatggaagcagctgcagcaggaggagcagtaATAATTCAGTTTTAAAGGTCAGAACTTTAAAGTGCATGGACTTTTTAATGGTATGGATTGCCCTCATGACAAAGAGCACATCAACCTTTAACAAGACCGTGAACGGTGTGTAAATATCACAGGAAAAGCACATTAAGTGATTTAATGGGATGCATGTACACAAGGGAATCAAAGCACCAGTGATCCACTGAAAGGTTACTATAGTGcatatacattatattatattattatgataCATGtatgaaaataagaaaaataatcgACAATGTAAGACCTGGTGAACTCACATAATGTTTcaaacagacccccccccccctcacacacacacacacagacacagtgcaATATACTTTTCATTTCTGAATTGTCGAGGTCAAGAGAAAACATAAGAAATAGCAACATTTTTACTACTGTACTGCAAAACTATTACCCAGTGTGACATCTATAACGACTTCTACCTTGGCCTCACGCCCAAGGCTTATTAATACTGTATTATTTCTCCCTCTATGCTGAAACAAAAGCACCTCTGGCGTTCACAACAATGTCTGAATTTTTACCATAAATTAACTGGTGGCGGGTGAAACGAAAGTAAATTACATAAACTTGGCTGTGCTCCTAGCCTGGAGTTATAAAGAAGCAGAAATAGGAAAATAATGCAGCGGAAAAGCACATGAAGGGAAACATTCTCATTATTCACAGGCAGCAAACTGAGCCTCTTCAGTCtctgacagacaaacagtgaTTGAGTTATGGGTCTcgcacaaaaaaacacaaacaaagcttttGGGCAAAACAGCACAAAACATTTACGTCAGTGAGTTTACACGAGCTACGATGAAGTCTCCACACCAGGCGACCAATCACGCGctccaacacacagcagctccaagACGGTCTCTGTTTACGGTGACGGACAGGCAAGTACAACAATACATGAAAGAAACAATTACAAAAGCAACATAAAATGTGATGAACAAACCTCTGCACGAATAAAAACGGTTTGATGTGAAAATAGTTCTGTCTTTTGACTTTTCAATCATTTCTATACTTGCCACTCTACTTTAATTCTGTTATTATAAGGGAATTGAGGCGAGCTAGAGAGGGTAATTGAATTTAGGGCAGTTTTGCCACACGCTGTCATAATTGCCTTTTTTTTAGTCTCAGCTGTAATCCTGCTGTCACTGCCTGGGTGGATGAGTGCATTAAAACTGCTGAATCCCCTCCACTGCATCCTCTCGTCCCACAacctcctactgtaccttcatTAAGATTTCTCGCCCTGCCTCTCCGGGGTTAAGGACTGAGACGAAAGCGAAAATGCCCAAGTTATCTTATTAAATGTTCCTCAGAAGAATGAATTATGCAGATACAGTAGCAGATCCTTCTGCGTAACGTGGCGCCAAACACGCGCAGCCGCTGTTTTTATCTACAGTAGCAGTGGAAGCGCACATTTCCTCAGAACACTCAAGATTAAATGCCTCTAATTCAATTTGCTGGCACTCCATTGACGTGTCTGTTGCACAGGCCGTGAATTAGCAGGCATGTGGCGCTCGCGTGGCCCCTTTCTCTGGAGCAgctttcttctctttgtgaGTGAGCACAGAAATaacaatcagcagctgaagacGCCTCAAGTTTGTTTGCTCCAGAATGAGACTTCCTCCCACTCGAGACGTGGCAGCGCCTCACAAAACGATAATgaacaggaaaacacatttcGGTTGAATCTACGGACGATGCTCGCGATGTTTAAACTGTATTTGTGATCAAATTGATGGGGAATTGCAGAAATGACAGCAGTTCCCTGGGTGACGTTGACGCTCTCCTACAAACACATGCACCATTAAGGAAGTGTCACCCCGTGTAAACCTGTGGTTCTGAATGGTAAACCTGGACTGGACGCTGATGCTTCCTGGCATCCGCGCTGTGGACCTTCgccatcctcttcctcacgcGCCTCCggctgcgttcagggaccgCGGCAGCCGACCCACGAGTGTTCCACCTGTCAACACGCATTCAGAGGCCTCTAAAATGAATCTCACCTTACAAACAGTTGCATGGCCATGCTTCTTCTTCCCGGAGCCATGCTGCCAACTTTCATTTTCCACTTTCCCCTAACTTTTGTTGCAGTTACTCAATGCGAGACGTGTTATTGTAGCGGTGCAATAATTGGTTCGAGTTCCGTCGGCAAAAGTCAATACCTCCTCCAACGCTCACAGCGTTTGCAGAATGCACAATCAACTCCTCTCAATTAAAGCCCCGTTCCATTAAAGCCGTACATGTGTGGAGCACACATCAATTGGAATTTATATCTGCATGAGGTTTGATGTCGAAATAATGATGTCTTCATGGAGAATTTATAATGTAAAGATTCATTATAGTAGGAGAGTGTTTGTTAATCTGAGCATGAGAGCTGCCATTGCTAGAAACATAATACAGAGCAGGACACATGAAAGATTAAGTCAGTGTGGTTCCACTCACCGCCTGACGTTTCACTCCTCTTCTGCCATTTTTCCATCCAGCTGAAACAAATGATTTGATGGCAGGGGTAAAAGTTGGTCCGAGACTAAGAGGCATAGATTTCTTTTGGGACTCGGGTGGAATTGCTAACGTACATTATCCAATCATCTGTCCGGCCGCTCGGCGCCTCAGAAACCTCTCCCATGGTTTCATATCTCCAATTTACGACGTTCAAAGCGTTTCAGAAGTTCTGGAAGTGATGACGAAGTGTGGCAATTTCCTTTGTTTTGGCAGCGGGCCTATTCCCTCAACCTGTCACCTcaattttcttcttcatccCGTATTTCCCACAATGCTTCTTGACAGCCCTTTGAGGACAGGTATGATCTTAGCTGCGCTTCTTCCTGCGAAGGTTGCAGTTGAGGAAAAACGACACTTTCTCTTCTACTGAATTCACGCGTCTCGCGGTTCCACCGCACTGTTGGACTGTTACAACTACTCAATGGAGAGTTGATGAATAGAaatttttacacaaatgtgGACATCAAACTGGACAGTAGGAAGCAGTGagtcctgttgctgctgatgttttgttGGGGGCGACTCCCCACCAGACAGTGTGGATTCCTGATGAAATGACTGGCGACAGGAGTGAACCGAGACCCACCACACGTTCAATTATACATCCTCCACTCACCATCTGTCACATTCACTTTCTCACCACGGCAgaaattattcatttttcacTTCATGTGTCGAGCGCTTCGAACGTTCCATTCATCCTAActttgctgtgtgtctgtgaatctTGACTAATAGATTTAGAGGGAAATGGATCATGTGCAgctttactactgtatatacagaaAAACCATCTGACAGTTTTTGCTGGTATTAGTCAAAAAGGCAAATTGGATACAATCATTTTAAAGAGATTGTTACGGTTCAAAGGACTTTGGGTGATTTGTCACACATTCAAGGACCTGTGGAAACCACCCTTTAATCCCAGGAGCCAGGCAGTAATGCAGGGAAACCACCGAAGGGAgcgagacagaggagggagagacgtgctctaacacacacacacacacacacacacacacacacacacacacacacacacacacacacacacacacacacacacacacacacacacacacacacacacacacacacaccctgctccCACGTGGCCTTCACACTGGTGGGTGCTTAGCAACATCTCATCTGCATGACTTGCCAAATCAACAGGGTCGAGGTCCCTTCAGGCCCGACGGCGCCGCGCTGCCCGGACGGAGAAACGTTAAAACACAGGAACTCGTGAATCGTCTTTTGGGATTATTTTTAAAGCagcacaatgaaaacacagcagaagtGACGCGGTGCAGACGTCTTCCAATGTGCAGCGGGTCCGACATGGATCAGACTAAATGATGGCTCTGTACGTGCTCATCACGGCTCATCTGTGTCCAATgcaaaacagacagaagcatGAGTCAGAATACATTTACACACCGTCTGACTCAGTGGATGTTGTATTCTTAACAAATGAACAGTGATTTCTTCCTTCACTGTGGAGCTGTCAGATCCGCCCCCTCCCATCCTTTCACTACACCCACAACTTGATCCGGGCCAACTGCTTGCTGAGTCTCACATGGCGCAAGTGGAATAAAATGCCAGCGACTGGAAGATGCAAATAAAAGCTGCTGGTTTGACTCTGGGATTCGTTTTCTTTCTCTGGGCACAAGTGGGTGAAAGAGAACGTGAACATTAAGTGAAAGGTCTCTGTTACTATTACAATTATTACTATGAATACTATCACACAGATGCAACGTAGCTGTAGCCACTAGCGTTAGCTGCATCGTTAGCGAGCCGtagctccagcatcagcaccactgAATGAAGTGACAACAACTTAAACGTGCCCAAAGAGGACAGAAGGTCGACTCCGGAAACCAAACCTGACGTGGAATAGAAATACTTGTGTTTAATGCTCATAAAAGCATTTGGTTCCGGGCAAATATGCAGATCGTATATCCTGAAGGAGGACGCGGCACAGCTTCCCTTTGGTCTGAGCCCAAACGTGATAAAAGGGCTCCGTGCATCTTTGTCGCTGCCAGCTCCACAATTAGAGCTAACGTATAAACATGAGAACGACTCCCAGACTCAGCTGGCTGCATCCAAAATAGCTCTGGCTCCGCTCTCCCTGCTTCAGCCTGGCTCCAGTGGTACAGCCTCTACTCTGATGCCTCCACCGGTCCCGGTGACACCTGCAGAGTCCCGTGTTAGTGAGTGGGATGACAGCTCCGCTGCCGTGTTACTGGCCAGACGACAAGCTGAGACTCCTCAGCTCTCTGTGGCATCTTGGAGGCTTCTACTTATCCCGGCTCCAGGAGTCACTTGTCTGTCCCTCAACACCCCGCTCTGCTTCAGCTGCCAAAGCCCTTAATGTTTAGTGGGCTTTCCGTTAAATAGCCTTGTCTCCAGGGAGAGCAGTGGACCCAGTTTAGCAGGGAAAGCTGCCTCAGCCTGTTCAGAGTGGATGATGAGGGATTGAGGGGCAAAGCTGCAAAGCGACACAAAGCGCGGAAAACTCATTTTCGTGACCTGCTGAAATAGGCAGAAATCCAAAGATGCTGTAATTTTATTGCTCGGGAGCCAAGAGAGTCTTGCGCTGCAGCATTTGGAAGAAAAACGTCCTTAATTTGTCACTCTGCTGGCGTTTAGTCCACGTACGAGCCACAGAGGGAAGCAGAAAATGTGAATACATCATAAGACGGACGTTATCATGTGAGAGGTGACTTTTATTGGAGGCTTGGATCTACTTCCCTCAACTGAACTGACTCTGGAGTTGGATTCAGGTGCAAGTATAAGTCAGGAGTCTGCTAAAAATATTTCGTTTGGATCCAAAAAATCTGGGGCACTGGGACCTGTTGCTGATTCCCCACGAGGATTTCCACCGCGTTCATCTTTGAAGATCAATAATGCAGAGACAGGACGCTCCTTAACGATAACCAGTTCGTCGGCAGACGTCTGAAGTGAGCTCAAAGCACAGACGCGTGACTCATCCCGTTCGTACCGGCGGTTGgaatgtgcagcatcacactcAACAAGGAGAGcgcaaacacagaaacatgggTTTTAAGCAATAAACACGGGGAGGATTATTCGATTTTTAAACACACATCCAATAATGAAGCAAGTGCTGCGGTTAAAAGCTATTTTTGTGTGTAGCATAAATAAGCAAACAACAAATGAGGAAGAAGACGACGAATGACGTCACAGAGCTCGTTAAGACGATTTCCTCTCGCTCGGTAGAGACTGTCCTCTCAGCCTCCACTCCCCGTTTACCTTCAGAGCATCTAATCTAGCAGTGACTCACAGCGGTTGACGGCTCATTATTGGCAGCGCTGATGAGTTCTAAATAAACGGGCACGGCGCCATCAGCACTGTCCTTTGTGTGACATCTATAATCACTCCTAAAGCCGCTTGTTCCACCTGACAGACACCTcgtcctccctccgtctcctgcacCCGTTAGTTTCTCGCTGGATCCAGATCCAGCGTTCAGCTGAAACAGAGCGCCTTCAAATGACTCTTCATAATGGTCCACGTCTGAAGTACGGCTGAAGCACGCCGAGAATTTCATTTTGTAAAGACTCATCCTCCCTGAGCCCACTAAATTTATGCATTGAACGCTTGCTGTACTTGCAGATTTCCCATCTAAGGCCCGGCATCGTTCAGCGTGGCTGTAATAAAGGACTGAAGTGGAAGTAGTGTGGTGTTTATTTCAGCCATCTGTGACCAGCCTGCACCGAACAGAATGAAAATGACTGCGCTGCGAGTCGATCTGTCAAGAGGTGAGGATTTGCAGATTGCAACTTAAAATTCTTTCGGATATCGTGTCCAAAGTAACgttttcaaaattaaaaagcagcaaaatatCAAAGAAACCACAGGCTTTATTCGAGTCACTGAAGCGTTGTGGAATCTTCACTCCAGCGAGGTCCTTGATCTCCGTTCTGATGTCGCAGCGGAACAGAGAGCGCGGAGGAACGCGCCGCTCGCTGCCGTGACGGGTCCTGACGCGTGTTTTTGAAGCTTTTACGCCACAAACCCAAACGCTCACTGGGGACGGAGGACGTGAGCTTGAAATGAACTACGTTTGCACCAGCAGCGGGCGGTGGACGGTCTGCTCTGgaaaggcagagcagcagcggcggtggTGGAGGGTTCGATGCCACTTCTACGTGACTGCTCGGGTCCTGACTAGGTTCACATCCGCGCTGCTCACGCACACTTGTATTCAGGTTGTTTGGTTTCAACTCTGACTGAATCATAGGACTTTTTATATACTTGACAATCAAGACTATATTCAATGTGCTCTGCGAACTGTCCATAAGCAGTAGTTCACTAATGTTTCCTAATGTGTCCAAAAATTACACAATGATCCTTTTTGTACAATAAATTCTGTGCTGATGGAGAGTAGAcgtcttttcttttcatatgtTTATCCTATACTTTTCAAAAATACCAACAACCATTTGGGAACAAATCCAGTAACAACAAACTAAACAGTCAGGGGATTCTGGGAAATGTGTTTgcatttcaaagtgactcttgttttgttatttctCCAGTTTCATCATatgcacatttaaaacatgtttggACTCAGTGTTGCAGTACAAATGTGGGACGAGGGAAGAGTTATTGGTAATTCAGGCCACGTACAGACACGACTACTCGAGACGCTGCGCAGACGCTAATGCCCccgtaaaaatgaaaaacaacgGAGAAACCTTTATGCACAAGGAATAAACCCTTCTGATCCGTGTAGCATAATAAAATAACCATTACCAGACTAGTCAGCACTTGCAAACAGGACATGATGTAATTTAGAAAAAGCAGGGCCATAATTAcatgagaggaaaaacacatttagacATAGAAATAGTGGAAGCGCAGTTAAGCTTGAGGCAAGTTTAGTGAAAGTGGAAACATAAAAGCCAGAGGAAAATAAGCACGTGTGCAAATTCACACTAATCTGTGTcaaacatacatttatataatgCATTTATAATTGActctatattatatttatatttacatttgtggTTTGCAGGAGGAAAATAAATCCACATTGTTCAGTTGTTCTGTGCAAAACAGAATGGGGGATAAAACCACGAGGCCTGTGAAGAATAAATGGGGCGTACGGTGAATGTTAGTCGTCCATGTGAGCATCTGACCATAACACACAGGAGGAAATCACGTGCGTGTCGCCGTCCGCACAGACGGGGGCGCTGTTGCTCACTTCAAACGCAAGGCAGAAAGCCCACATTATGCTACAACTCAGCGGCAGCATCAGCCATTTATCTGGGTCTCGGGTACAAATGGCAATGAAATGCGTGAAAACGGGGTCAAAAATGAAAACGCTGAACAGGATCATGTTGAGAACAATGCGAAAGAATCATATTAGCctatatatttacatttccCATCAAAACGTCACCCACGCTGATTCAAGCTGGGGTCAAATTTCACCATTAGCTTCTTACTGTATAATAATGGTACAAAGACGAATGCTGCGAGAGGCTCAAACTTCCTCAAACAGATATTAAATAAGGTAGTTGTTGATGTCGCCTTATATTATAAATGAGAGGCCACAGTTACAACTTGATGTGTCCGTTTTTACACCATGTATCGGTTTTACCCCTGCACAGCAGCGTGGAATCGCCatgcgcgtgcatgtgcgtgcgcgcgccgccgcgcgtgtgtgtgtgtgcgtgtgtttgtgtgtgacggGAAGGGGGCAGCCGCGAAGACACCACCCAGCTCTGtaggggaggggagggtggaAGGGTGAGGAAAGTGGGGGAGGAGATGCTCGTttcagcaccgcggacagcTCCCGCTAcaagcagccagcagcagccggtCTGTGCGTTGCGCTGCCGGACGGACAAGAAAGTGGACGAGCAGTCAGTGAAAGCAACACGTCTCGAGGACAAAACGTCGGAAATGTTTTCCGAGAATCGCGCTTAGTTTATTTCGGTGTGGAGCGACGTGTTTGTAGTGGCAGGCTACGGGGAAACCGTTCCAGGGCTCCCGAGGTCCGCGTGCGTAATCTCTTGGAAGTTTCTCGCCACTGAGACGCGGTCGCCGCCTCGCGTCCGTCCGCACGTCCCGTGGAATCCGCTGCTTTTGGACAAATGAGGACTCAAAAGTGGCGGCCACGCACCAGCACCTTCTCCTGATCGGATTACGTCCTCCAACAACTTATTGGACTTTCTCCTTTAACCAGCTCCGCTGTCGTTTTCCGTTTTGGCATTGGGCGTTTATGTGGAAAGTTCTTATTTGTTGAACATTACGCGCAGGAGAAAAAAGTGAGAGAAGTTCAGGTTTCTCTCCTCATGTGACGCAAATGGCTTCTTCCAGCCTCTAACGTCTCCGCCCGCGATGCTCTTTTCCCAGCAGCGATGGGAGTCCTGCAGCCGCTGATGCAAACCGTGGATGCGCCCGGACGCGcgtctctcctgctgcagcactgatTCTTTTTCCTATTTGGAAGTCAGGGACTCCCCGGACTGTCACCTCCGTCCCCATTTTCGTCAACTGGAAGAGACTGGTAGGTGATAATGGGCAAAGACCGATGAAAAATGCTTATTCAGACCACTGTGAGATGGAGTTAGAGGCCTCGCGACGCAGAATTTCCGAGGGCACCGCGTAGGCAACTTCTGACAGCGATCgatccttttgtttttccttttttttaaacttgccACAGAAATAGGCGTGTAGCGCGCGTGCAGCTGCTCGTGGACGATGGCGCTGAGCGGAAACTGTAGGACTAATCCCAAAGAGCAGGCGTCCGTTCAGAACAGTTTCCCAGATGTGGTTGAGTTGAACGTGGGGGGGCAGGTTTATTACACGCGTCACTCCACGCTAGTGGGCACCCCGAATTCATTACTCGGTAAAATATTCTCCTCCAAAAAGGACGCGTCGAATGACTTGGCGAGAGACCCCAAGGGCCGGTACTTCATCGACCGGGACGGCTTTCTATTCCGGTATGTGTTGGACTACCTCCGAGACAAGCAGGTCGTGCTCCCGGACCACTTCCCGGAGAAAGGGCGGCTGAAGAAGGAGGCGGAGTACTTCCAGCTGCCCGACCTGGTGAAGCTCCTGACCCCCGAGGACGTCAAGCACAGCCCGGACGACTACTTCCACAGCGACTACGAGGACGGCTCGCAGGGCAGCGACCACCGGCAGTGCCCGCCGCCCTCGCTCGTGCCCGCGGACCGGAAGAGCGGCTTCATCACCGTGGGGTACCGGGGCTCGTGCACCATGGGCCGCGAGAGCCAGACCGACGCCAAGTTCCGGAGGGTGCCGCGGATCCTGATCTGCGGACGCGTGGCCTTGGCCAAAGAGGTTTTCGGGGAGACCCTGAACGAGAGCCGGGACCCGGACCGGACCCCGGATCGCTACACGTCCCGGTTCTACCTCAAGTTCAAGCACCTGGAGCGCGCGTTCGACATGCTGTCGGAGTGCGGCTTCCAGATGGTGGCCTGCAACTCGTCCGTCACGGCCTCGTTCGTCAACCAGCACACCGAGGACAAAGTGTGGTCCAGCTACACGGAGTACGTCTTCTACCGTAAGTGCAACGTCTTTCCCTTAAGGtccgtgtgcgcgcgcgccacTAGAAGGCGCACTCGCTTTAGCGGTGCGGCGCGTGGGGCGCCCGGTGGCGGAGACGCGAGGGCAAAGGGCGACACGTGTTCCGTGTGCGCGCGTGGGCAGGAAGCACGCGTCTATAACGCGTTCCGCTTGAGACAAGTCAGAAATCCACGGTGGGTTCATTCAGAATCTTCCAGAATCCCGCCGGTAACGAGCTTCAACGGTGCCGTCACGTCCCCCAGCCACTTCCTAACTGACCAGCCGTGCTTTGATTCGTGGCTTCAGACCTGTTACAGCGTGTTGCAGCATTCGCGCTTCACGTTTCGTGCGATTTAACCAGATTTTAATATTTCCCCTGCAATCTGAGAGGAGCCAATCTTCAGAGCGCGGAGTCGTCGGAGCTTGGCATTTCCCATCAACGTGCAATTTTCTACTCCACCCACTCCACCCTTTCACCTTCTTGCGTTTCCTCCCGGCTTTGGCCCGTTTCTGCGCCTCCGCCGTCCGCGGCCCGCAGTATCTGCTGAGGATCTGGCAGAGAGGAGCTTATCGCCACTTTTACGCCAGCTCTTGCAAGATTTGATGGTGCAATAATATATGCTCTGATCTGATAGTGTTTTATTTATCACGTATCGCGTTCATAGCTGTCATAAAACAGACTGTGTCACTTTATTTTTACGACCCTCATACTTGGATGTTTTTGAACGCTACAGTAAATGGAGACACACACAACGAGGTGTCAGACTAATTCAACATTTCTGCTCAGTGTAATTGTGACTATATTTCTATAGCTTCCATTTCTGAGTTCATTAGAACCTCCTGGACCCTGTTCTGGCCCCAgactgcagcataaaccactt
This Betta splendens chromosome 14, fBetSpl5.4, whole genome shotgun sequence DNA region includes the following protein-coding sequences:
- the kctd16b gene encoding BTB/POZ domain-containing protein KCTD16b produces the protein MALSGNCRTNPKEQASVQNSFPDVVELNVGGQVYYTRHSTLVGTPNSLLGKIFSSKKDASNDLARDPKGRYFIDRDGFLFRYVLDYLRDKQVVLPDHFPEKGRLKKEAEYFQLPDLVKLLTPEDVKHSPDDYFHSDYEDGSQGSDHRQCPPPSLVPADRKSGFITVGYRGSCTMGRESQTDAKFRRVPRILICGRVALAKEVFGETLNESRDPDRTPDRYTSRFYLKFKHLERAFDMLSECGFQMVACNSSVTASFVNQHTEDKVWSSYTEYVFYRGPSRWSSPPCDCCCKNHKGDGESGTSFNELSTSSSESQSEASSPQGTVICGPVSRQAHPHANVQTLDRPPKKGPVAMLQQSEHRRKSDLLRTLTASSRDTSTCKKRPTKEKLTVEEELEKCIQDFRKIKIPERFPERKYMWQADLLRKYRL